One region of Ictalurus punctatus breed USDA103 chromosome 6, Coco_2.0, whole genome shotgun sequence genomic DNA includes:
- the casp10 gene encoding caspase-8 isoform X1 produces MEDQEFRKLLVQVHNSLSQNEMLELVFLCSDILKKDLSDVVTARDLFSLLQKRDLLSSDDSSLLVELLKIIKRDQLIRDLQLNPQLSRSRVSPFRRMLFELSENISDDDLRNIKFLLNNTLPRRKLQQNVTVLQLFLEMEKRGYMSANNLGTLESITEPVCPSLKKIISLYQKENGSSVPEEMKGRDKSDSQDTSVTTRPDPPEDTAAYHQEEPPSYLSHPLCTEEHSSGNAVQEHVAHLRLSETRNLAEGDRNLSFPEPNQNNTPKLEQYDMSGDWRGFALIINNYDFSNCQELKNREGTDIDEKSLVAVLRWLGFEIVKRQDCNRESMLEALDELRRRDHTQADCVVCCVLTHGCEGGVQGVDGKTVLLRELMELLDGIHCPSLQQKPKLFFIQACQGVHEQQVVFLQSDGPNNTSDVEFFCDAEVPRESIPAGADYLVAMATVSGCVSFREKSKGSWFIQSLCKNLEQLVPSGIDLLSILTKVNNDMSKKADRTGTRKQMSKPEFTLTKRIVFPIPKTPMPP; encoded by the exons ATGGAAGATCAG GAGTTCCGGAAGCTTCTGGTGCAGGTTCACAACTCCTTGAGCCAGAATGAGATGCTGGAGCTCGTGTTCCTCTGCTCTGATATTCTCAAGAAAGATCTCAGTGATGTAGTCACAGCCAGAGATTTGTTTTCTCTCCTGCAGAAGCGTGACCTGCTATCCTCTGACGATTCAAGTTTGCTTGTTGAGCTGCTGAAGATCATCAAACGTGATCAACTTATCAGAGACCTGCAATTAAATCCACAACTCTCACGCAGTCGTGTCTCCCCCTTCAG GCGGATGTTATTTGAATTGTCAGAGAACATCTCAGATGATGATCTGCGCAATATAAAATTTTTGCTGAACAATACTTTACCCCGCAGGAAACTACAGCAAAATGTG ACAGTACTGCAGTTGTTTCTGGAAATGGAGAAGCGAGGCTACATGAGTGCAAATAACCTTGGCACTTTAGAAAGCATCACTGAACCTGTATGCCCtagtttaaagaaaataatcagtcTTTATCAAAAGGAGAACG GTTCTAGTGTTCCTGAAGAAATGAAAGGCAGGGACAAGTCTGATTCCCAGGACACCTCAGTAACCACCAGACCAGATCCG CCTGAGGACACTGCTGCATACCACCAAG AAGAGCCCCCCTCATATTTGAGTCATCCACTGTGCACCGAG GAGCATTCCTCAG GTAATGCTGTACAAGAACACGTTGCTCACTTGCGTCTTTCTGAAACTCGAAACCTCGCCGAAGGTGACAGGAACCTGAGCTTTCCTGAGCCTAACCAAAATAACACACCG AAGCTGGAGCAATATGACATGAGTGGAGATTGGAGAGGATTCGCCTTGATCATCAACAACTATGATTTCTCAAATTGTCAAGAACTGAAGAATAGAGAGGGGACAGACATAGATGAGA aGAGTTTAGTTGCTGTACTCCGTTGGCTGGGGTTTGAAATTGTGAAAAGGCAGGACTGCAATAGGGAGAGCATGCTGGAGGCTCTGGATGAGCTGCGCCGGCGAGATCACACTCAGGCTGACTGCGTGGTGTGCTGTGTGCTGACTCATGGCTGTGAGGGTGGCGTGCAAGGGGTGGATGGAAAGACAGTCTTGCTAAGGGAGCTGATGGAGCTGCTTGATGGCATTCATTGCCCTTCCCTCCAACAAAAACCCAAACTCTTCTTCATCCAGGCCTGTCAGGGTGTTCACGAGCAGCAGGTGGTCTTCCTTCAGTCAGATGGTCCTAATAACACCTCAGACGTGGAGTTCTTCTGTGATGCTGAAGTGCCCAGAGAGTCCATACCTGCAGGGGCTGACTACCTAGTGGCCATGGCGACAGTGTCAGGCTGTGTCTCATTCAGAGAAAAATCTAAAGGATCCTGGTTCATACAGTCACTGTGTAAGAACCTCGAACAGCTTGTGCCAAG TGGTATTGATCTGCTGTCCATCCTGACTAAAGTGAACAATGATATGAGCAAGAAGGCTGACAGAACTGGAACCAGAAAGCAGATGTCAAAGCCAGAATTCACACTGACTAAGAGAATAGTGTTCCCTATACCAAAAACCCCTATGCCCCCCTGA
- the casp10 gene encoding caspase-8 isoform X2: MEDQEFRKLLVQVHNSLSQNEMLELVFLCSDILKKDLSDVVTARDLFSLLQKRDLLSSDDSSLLVELLKIIKRDQLIRDLQLNPQLSRSRVSPFRRMLFELSENISDDDLRNIKFLLNNTLPRRKLQQNVTVLQLFLEMEKRGYMSANNLGTLESITEPVCPSLKKIISLYQKENGSSVPEEMKGRDKSDSQDTSVTTRPDPPEDTAAYHQEEPPSYLSHPLCTEEHSSGNAVQEHVAHLRLSETRNLAEGDRNLSFPEPNQNNTPLEQYDMSGDWRGFALIINNYDFSNCQELKNREGTDIDEKSLVAVLRWLGFEIVKRQDCNRESMLEALDELRRRDHTQADCVVCCVLTHGCEGGVQGVDGKTVLLRELMELLDGIHCPSLQQKPKLFFIQACQGVHEQQVVFLQSDGPNNTSDVEFFCDAEVPRESIPAGADYLVAMATVSGCVSFREKSKGSWFIQSLCKNLEQLVPSGIDLLSILTKVNNDMSKKADRTGTRKQMSKPEFTLTKRIVFPIPKTPMPP; encoded by the exons ATGGAAGATCAG GAGTTCCGGAAGCTTCTGGTGCAGGTTCACAACTCCTTGAGCCAGAATGAGATGCTGGAGCTCGTGTTCCTCTGCTCTGATATTCTCAAGAAAGATCTCAGTGATGTAGTCACAGCCAGAGATTTGTTTTCTCTCCTGCAGAAGCGTGACCTGCTATCCTCTGACGATTCAAGTTTGCTTGTTGAGCTGCTGAAGATCATCAAACGTGATCAACTTATCAGAGACCTGCAATTAAATCCACAACTCTCACGCAGTCGTGTCTCCCCCTTCAG GCGGATGTTATTTGAATTGTCAGAGAACATCTCAGATGATGATCTGCGCAATATAAAATTTTTGCTGAACAATACTTTACCCCGCAGGAAACTACAGCAAAATGTG ACAGTACTGCAGTTGTTTCTGGAAATGGAGAAGCGAGGCTACATGAGTGCAAATAACCTTGGCACTTTAGAAAGCATCACTGAACCTGTATGCCCtagtttaaagaaaataatcagtcTTTATCAAAAGGAGAACG GTTCTAGTGTTCCTGAAGAAATGAAAGGCAGGGACAAGTCTGATTCCCAGGACACCTCAGTAACCACCAGACCAGATCCG CCTGAGGACACTGCTGCATACCACCAAG AAGAGCCCCCCTCATATTTGAGTCATCCACTGTGCACCGAG GAGCATTCCTCAG GTAATGCTGTACAAGAACACGTTGCTCACTTGCGTCTTTCTGAAACTCGAAACCTCGCCGAAGGTGACAGGAACCTGAGCTTTCCTGAGCCTAACCAAAATAACACACCG CTGGAGCAATATGACATGAGTGGAGATTGGAGAGGATTCGCCTTGATCATCAACAACTATGATTTCTCAAATTGTCAAGAACTGAAGAATAGAGAGGGGACAGACATAGATGAGA aGAGTTTAGTTGCTGTACTCCGTTGGCTGGGGTTTGAAATTGTGAAAAGGCAGGACTGCAATAGGGAGAGCATGCTGGAGGCTCTGGATGAGCTGCGCCGGCGAGATCACACTCAGGCTGACTGCGTGGTGTGCTGTGTGCTGACTCATGGCTGTGAGGGTGGCGTGCAAGGGGTGGATGGAAAGACAGTCTTGCTAAGGGAGCTGATGGAGCTGCTTGATGGCATTCATTGCCCTTCCCTCCAACAAAAACCCAAACTCTTCTTCATCCAGGCCTGTCAGGGTGTTCACGAGCAGCAGGTGGTCTTCCTTCAGTCAGATGGTCCTAATAACACCTCAGACGTGGAGTTCTTCTGTGATGCTGAAGTGCCCAGAGAGTCCATACCTGCAGGGGCTGACTACCTAGTGGCCATGGCGACAGTGTCAGGCTGTGTCTCATTCAGAGAAAAATCTAAAGGATCCTGGTTCATACAGTCACTGTGTAAGAACCTCGAACAGCTTGTGCCAAG TGGTATTGATCTGCTGTCCATCCTGACTAAAGTGAACAATGATATGAGCAAGAAGGCTGACAGAACTGGAACCAGAAAGCAGATGTCAAAGCCAGAATTCACACTGACTAAGAGAATAGTGTTCCCTATACCAAAAACCCCTATGCCCCCCTGA
- the casp10 gene encoding caspase-8 isoform X3, whose translation MEDQEFRKLLVQVHNSLSQNEMLELVFLCSDILKKDLSDVVTARDLFSLLQKRDLLSSDDSSLLVELLKIIKRDQLIRDLQLNPQLSRSRVSPFRKLQQNVTVLQLFLEMEKRGYMSANNLGTLESITEPVCPSLKKIISLYQKENGSSVPEEMKGRDKSDSQDTSVTTRPDPPEDTAAYHQEEPPSYLSHPLCTEEHSSGNAVQEHVAHLRLSETRNLAEGDRNLSFPEPNQNNTPKLEQYDMSGDWRGFALIINNYDFSNCQELKNREGTDIDEKSLVAVLRWLGFEIVKRQDCNRESMLEALDELRRRDHTQADCVVCCVLTHGCEGGVQGVDGKTVLLRELMELLDGIHCPSLQQKPKLFFIQACQGVHEQQVVFLQSDGPNNTSDVEFFCDAEVPRESIPAGADYLVAMATVSGCVSFREKSKGSWFIQSLCKNLEQLVPSGIDLLSILTKVNNDMSKKADRTGTRKQMSKPEFTLTKRIVFPIPKTPMPP comes from the exons ATGGAAGATCAG GAGTTCCGGAAGCTTCTGGTGCAGGTTCACAACTCCTTGAGCCAGAATGAGATGCTGGAGCTCGTGTTCCTCTGCTCTGATATTCTCAAGAAAGATCTCAGTGATGTAGTCACAGCCAGAGATTTGTTTTCTCTCCTGCAGAAGCGTGACCTGCTATCCTCTGACGATTCAAGTTTGCTTGTTGAGCTGCTGAAGATCATCAAACGTGATCAACTTATCAGAGACCTGCAATTAAATCCACAACTCTCACGCAGTCGTGTCTCCCCCTTCAG GAAACTACAGCAAAATGTG ACAGTACTGCAGTTGTTTCTGGAAATGGAGAAGCGAGGCTACATGAGTGCAAATAACCTTGGCACTTTAGAAAGCATCACTGAACCTGTATGCCCtagtttaaagaaaataatcagtcTTTATCAAAAGGAGAACG GTTCTAGTGTTCCTGAAGAAATGAAAGGCAGGGACAAGTCTGATTCCCAGGACACCTCAGTAACCACCAGACCAGATCCG CCTGAGGACACTGCTGCATACCACCAAG AAGAGCCCCCCTCATATTTGAGTCATCCACTGTGCACCGAG GAGCATTCCTCAG GTAATGCTGTACAAGAACACGTTGCTCACTTGCGTCTTTCTGAAACTCGAAACCTCGCCGAAGGTGACAGGAACCTGAGCTTTCCTGAGCCTAACCAAAATAACACACCG AAGCTGGAGCAATATGACATGAGTGGAGATTGGAGAGGATTCGCCTTGATCATCAACAACTATGATTTCTCAAATTGTCAAGAACTGAAGAATAGAGAGGGGACAGACATAGATGAGA aGAGTTTAGTTGCTGTACTCCGTTGGCTGGGGTTTGAAATTGTGAAAAGGCAGGACTGCAATAGGGAGAGCATGCTGGAGGCTCTGGATGAGCTGCGCCGGCGAGATCACACTCAGGCTGACTGCGTGGTGTGCTGTGTGCTGACTCATGGCTGTGAGGGTGGCGTGCAAGGGGTGGATGGAAAGACAGTCTTGCTAAGGGAGCTGATGGAGCTGCTTGATGGCATTCATTGCCCTTCCCTCCAACAAAAACCCAAACTCTTCTTCATCCAGGCCTGTCAGGGTGTTCACGAGCAGCAGGTGGTCTTCCTTCAGTCAGATGGTCCTAATAACACCTCAGACGTGGAGTTCTTCTGTGATGCTGAAGTGCCCAGAGAGTCCATACCTGCAGGGGCTGACTACCTAGTGGCCATGGCGACAGTGTCAGGCTGTGTCTCATTCAGAGAAAAATCTAAAGGATCCTGGTTCATACAGTCACTGTGTAAGAACCTCGAACAGCTTGTGCCAAG TGGTATTGATCTGCTGTCCATCCTGACTAAAGTGAACAATGATATGAGCAAGAAGGCTGACAGAACTGGAACCAGAAAGCAGATGTCAAAGCCAGAATTCACACTGACTAAGAGAATAGTGTTCCCTATACCAAAAACCCCTATGCCCCCCTGA